Proteins from one Setaria italica strain Yugu1 chromosome V, Setaria_italica_v2.0, whole genome shotgun sequence genomic window:
- the LOC101753143 gene encoding uncharacterized protein LOC101753143: MAMGRLPFPMLTRMNYAAWALQMKYLLRTNSVWSVVDRDEKATDAMNVSQNQLALSIIFQSVDDETLLRVLEKETARDVWAALRSMHVGVERVQEASVQSLRADLDNLKMSDAKSVDDYAEKFMMLVGHIRELGDAVEEKYVVKKLLRSISTKFINVASAMVLSGDINKMALEEAVGSLKAHEELLKGHNVRSGEQLLMARGKYLTRGRGHAQGSSEGRKGKNKVKCYNC; this comes from the coding sequence ATGGCGATGGGGAGACTGCCATTCCCGATGCTGACAAGGATGAACTACGCGGCGTGGGCGTTGCAGATGAAGTACCTCTTACGAACTAACAGCGTATGGAGCGTCGTTGATCGTGATGAGAAGGCTACCGATGCCATGAATGTGAGCCAGAACCAGCTAGCCTTGTCGATCATCTTCCAGTCGGTTGACGACGAGACGCTATTGCGAGTTTTGGAGAAGGAGACCGCCCGTGATGTGTGGGCGGCGCTGCGCTCCATGCATGTGGGCGTCGAGCGTGTCCAAGAGGCAAGTGTCCAATCCTTGCGAGCTGATCTTGATAATCTCAAGATGAGTGATGCAAAATCTGTGGATGATTATGCTGAGAAGTTCATGATGCTAGTTGGGCATATCCGTGAGCTCGGAGATGCAGTGGAGGAGAAGTATGTTGTGAAGAAGCTGTTGCGATCTATCTCCACCAAGTTCATCAATGTTGCTTCGGCGATGGTGTTGTCCGGAGACATCAACAAGATGGCCTTAGAGGAGGCTGTTGGGTCATTGAAGGCTCATGAAGAACTGCTCAAGGGGCACAATGTCCGATCTGGAGAGCAACTCCTCATGGCAAGAGGAAAATACTTGACGCGAGGTCGAGGTCATGCTCAAGGTAGCAGTGAAGGACGCAAGGGCAAAAACAAGGTAAAATGTTACAATTGTTAG